One window of the Eucalyptus grandis isolate ANBG69807.140 chromosome 8, ASM1654582v1, whole genome shotgun sequence genome contains the following:
- the LOC120287327 gene encoding leucine-rich repeat extensin-like protein 3, whose translation MAVLAKEIALRLFRTPPFPANRSPQQIRAPRPPPLLASSSSSALASLLRLRLSASPSACTPPLCSTSASAFASPPHLSPPLAPPPAPPPLSSASLRPSAPLRLRLRLSSASAPPLPLRLFAPPPPPPPLPPPPPLRLSAPPASCSASASASGLEFDDASIVCRLVIDDKVYDILLGSATGFVGGNLAKGRILVCLVTRRCVVTMVPQLAANRASSLSWETFGEFYFVFGIV comes from the exons atgGCCGTCCTCGCCAAGG aaattgccCTCCGCCTCTTCCGCACCCCTCCGTTCCCCGCGAACCGAAGCCCGCAACAGATCCGAGCACCGcgccctccgcctcttctcgcctcctcctcctcctccgcacTCGCCTCgctgctccgcctccgcctctccgccTCCCCCTCCGCCTGCACTCCGCCTCTTtgctccacctccgcctccgccttcgCCTCTCCTCCGCACCTCTCTCCGCCTCTCGCTCCACCTCCCGCTCCGCCTCcgctctcctccgcctctctccGCCCCTCCGCtccgctccgcctccgcctccgcctctcctccgcctctgctccgcctctCCCTCTCCGCCTCtttgctccgcctccgcctccgcctccgctcccgcctccgcctccgctccGCCTCTCCGCTCCGCCCGCCTCttgctccgcctccgcctccgcctcc ggcctTGAGTTCGACGATGCAAGTATCGTTTGTCGTTTGGTCATAGACGACAAG GTTTATGATATCCTTCTGGGCTCAGCCaccggctttgtaggtggaAACCTTGCCAAAGGGAGAATCTTGGTCTGCCTTGTCACAAGGCGTTGTGTtgtgaccatg GTTCCTCAGCTAGCGGCAAATAGAGCGAGTTCACTGTCGTGGGAAacttttggggagttctattttgtttttggtatagTTTAA